A stretch of the Glutamicibacter sp. JL.03c genome encodes the following:
- a CDS encoding amidase produces MSQISEHSTALHQLSARELGAAYAARELSPVEVARSVISRVEEREPVLNALYKFDPQDVLRQAEQSGQRWASGAPRGALDGVPVTVKENIARKGIPMPSGTALANPKVPAQNAPITDRILEAGAVIVGSTTMPDWGMLSSGVSSLHGITRSAWNPDWTTGGSSAGAGAAAAAGYGPLHVGTDIGGSIRLPGGWQALATLKPSAGLIPLDIPYIGRAAGPMGRSVADIALFMSILAQPDLRDYTTRPYPAMDWTAEPIDVRGLKVAVHLDANAGAAVEPEIVAAVSTVADLFASSGAQVEVLNPFIDQQMLDRLDGFWRTRSLADYRELPATEQSKVLDYIVAWCTDGGKYDGADTIRNFGAIDQMQKATIAATNAFDIVISPVSPMAAFPAEQPMPHPDPHATMSHIGFTVPYNMSGQPAATVNCGFTSDGKPIGVQLSGRVGADGQVLKAASWYESQRPATAVPNWLELE; encoded by the coding sequence ATGTCACAAATATCAGAGCATTCCACAGCGCTGCACCAGCTCTCGGCTCGAGAACTCGGTGCCGCCTACGCCGCGCGCGAACTATCACCCGTGGAGGTCGCCCGCTCGGTGATCAGCCGTGTCGAGGAACGCGAGCCGGTTCTCAACGCGCTGTACAAGTTCGACCCCCAGGATGTGCTGCGCCAAGCCGAGCAGAGCGGGCAACGCTGGGCCAGCGGAGCACCCCGAGGTGCCTTGGATGGAGTGCCGGTCACGGTCAAGGAGAATATTGCCCGGAAGGGTATTCCGATGCCCTCGGGAACCGCGCTGGCCAACCCCAAGGTGCCCGCGCAGAACGCTCCGATCACCGATCGGATTCTGGAAGCCGGAGCGGTCATCGTCGGCTCCACCACCATGCCGGACTGGGGCATGCTCTCCTCCGGAGTATCCAGCCTGCACGGTATTACCCGCAGCGCGTGGAATCCGGATTGGACCACCGGCGGATCCAGTGCCGGGGCCGGGGCCGCGGCAGCTGCAGGCTACGGGCCATTGCATGTCGGCACGGATATTGGAGGCTCGATCCGGCTGCCGGGCGGATGGCAGGCGTTGGCCACGCTCAAGCCGAGCGCCGGCCTGATACCGCTGGATATTCCGTATATCGGCAGGGCCGCGGGGCCGATGGGCCGCAGCGTCGCCGATATCGCCCTGTTCATGTCGATTCTCGCTCAACCCGATCTTCGGGATTATACGACCAGGCCTTATCCGGCCATGGACTGGACGGCGGAACCTATCGACGTGCGGGGCCTGAAAGTCGCCGTCCACCTCGATGCCAACGCCGGCGCGGCCGTCGAGCCGGAAATCGTTGCGGCCGTTTCCACTGTCGCTGATCTCTTCGCATCTTCCGGGGCACAGGTGGAAGTGCTCAATCCCTTCATTGATCAACAGATGCTTGACCGGCTGGATGGTTTTTGGCGGACACGATCGCTGGCGGACTACCGGGAGCTTCCAGCAACAGAACAGTCCAAGGTGCTGGACTATATCGTCGCGTGGTGCACCGATGGCGGGAAGTATGATGGCGCGGATACCATCAGGAACTTCGGGGCCATTGACCAGATGCAGAAGGCGACGATTGCCGCCACCAACGCATTCGACATCGTGATTTCTCCGGTGTCCCCGATGGCGGCCTTCCCTGCCGAGCAACCCATGCCGCATCCTGATCCTCACGCCACGATGAGCCACATCGGCTTTACCGTTCCCTACAACATGTCCGGGCAGCCAGCTGCAACAGTGAACTGCGGATTCACCAGTGACGGAAAGCCCATCGGCGTGCAGCTCTCCGGGCGGGTAGGAGCAGATGGCCAGGTGCTGAAGGCTGCCAGTTGGTACGAATCGCAGCGGCCTGCAACCGCTGTACCCAATTGGCTGGAGCTGGAGTAG